One Fusobacterium nucleatum genomic window carries:
- a CDS encoding glutathione ABC transporter substrate-binding protein: protein MKKKLLVLLAMVFSVLFLVACGGNPDKKEGAGTGKDTLVIAQGADAKSLDPHASNDNPSSRIRIQIYDRLMDLDDNGVPQPMLAESWERPDDKTIIFHLRKGVKFHNGDEMKASDVKFSLERALASPEVSHILAGINGVEVLDDYTVKVTTEKPMAAILNNLSHTTIAVLSEKATTEAGDKFGQNPIGTGPYKFVSWQSGDRVTLEAFPEYWQGEAPVKNVVFKNIIEETNRTIGLETGELDIVYDIQGMDKNKLKDDERFVLIEGPQVSITYLGFNLKKAPYDNPKVREAISYAIDQKPIIDTVFLGAGEPANSIIGPNVWGYYDVEKFTQDIEKAKALLAEAGYPNGFKAKIWVNDNPVRRDTAVILQDQLKQIGIDLTIETVEWGAFLDGTARGDHEMYLLGWGTVTRDPDYGMFELVSTSTMGAAGNRSFYSNPEVDKLLEAGKTELDPEKRKDIYKQIQEIIRRDIPMYMIVYPLQNVVTQKNIKNFKLDPAQGHRIYGVIKE from the coding sequence ATGAAAAAGAAATTGTTGGTACTTTTGGCAATGGTTTTTAGTGTGCTATTTCTTGTAGCATGCGGAGGAAATCCAGATAAAAAAGAAGGTGCTGGTACTGGAAAGGATACTTTAGTTATAGCACAAGGTGCAGATGCTAAATCTTTAGATCCTCATGCATCAAATGATAACCCATCTTCAAGAATTAGAATTCAAATATATGATAGACTAATGGATCTTGATGATAATGGAGTTCCTCAACCTATGTTAGCAGAATCTTGGGAAAGACCTGATGATAAAACTATCATTTTCCATTTAAGAAAAGGAGTTAAATTCCATAATGGTGATGAAATGAAAGCATCTGATGTTAAATTCTCATTAGAAAGAGCTTTAGCATCGCCTGAAGTTTCTCATATTTTAGCTGGAATAAATGGAGTAGAAGTTTTAGATGATTATACAGTAAAAGTAACTACTGAAAAACCTATGGCTGCTATTTTAAACAACTTATCTCATACAACTATTGCAGTATTAAGTGAAAAAGCTACTACTGAAGCTGGAGATAAATTTGGACAAAACCCAATAGGAACTGGACCATATAAATTTGTTTCATGGCAAAGTGGAGATAGAGTAACTTTAGAAGCTTTCCCTGAATATTGGCAAGGTGAAGCACCTGTTAAAAATGTAGTATTTAAAAATATAATTGAAGAAACTAATAGAACTATAGGACTAGAAACTGGAGAATTAGATATAGTTTATGATATTCAAGGTATGGATAAAAATAAATTAAAAGATGATGAAAGATTTGTTTTAATTGAAGGACCACAAGTTTCAATAACTTATCTTGGATTTAACTTGAAAAAAGCTCCTTATGATAATCCTAAAGTAAGAGAAGCTATATCTTATGCAATAGATCAAAAACCTATAATAGATACAGTATTTTTAGGAGCAGGAGAACCAGCAAATTCTATAATAGGACCTAATGTATGGGGATACTATGATGTAGAAAAATTCACACAAGATATTGAAAAAGCTAAAGCATTACTAGCTGAAGCAGGATATCCAAATGGATTCAAAGCAAAAATATGGGTAAATGATAACCCTGTAAGAAGAGACACTGCTGTTATATTACAAGACCAATTAAAACAAATTGGAATAGACTTAACAATAGAAACAGTTGAATGGGGAGCATTCTTAGATGGTACAGCAAGAGGAGATCATGAAATGTACTTATTAGGATGGGGAACAGTTACAAGAGACCCTGACTATGGTATGTTTGAATTAGTAAGTACCTCTACTATGGGAGCAGCAGGAAACAGATCTTTCTATTCTAATCCAGAAGTTGATAAACTGTTAGAAGCAGGAAAAACTGAACTTGATCCTGAAAAGAGAAAAGATATTTATAAACAAATACAAGAAATTATAAGAAGAGATATTCCTATGTATATGATAGTTTATCCTCTACAAAATGTTGTAACACAAAAGAATATTAAAAACTTTAAATTAGATCCTGCACAAGGACACAGAATATATGGAGTAATAAAAGAATAA
- a CDS encoding ABC transporter permease: protein MYKYILKRLVLLIPVMLGVTLLVFAIMYLTPGDPAQLILGESAPKEAVAALREKMGLNDPFFIQYFRFVKNALVGNFGKSYTTGREVFAEIFARFPNTVVLAVLGVIISILIGIPVGIISATRQYSLTDSFSMVLALLGVSMPVFWLGLMLILLFSVKLGIFPSGGFDGFKSVILPSIALGVGSAAIVTRMTRSSMLEVIRQDYIRTARAKGVAEKVVINKHALKNALIPIITVVGLQFGGLLGGAVLTESVFSWPGVGRLMVDAIRQKDTPTVLASVVFLAVVYSVVNLLVDLLYAFVDPRIKSQYK, encoded by the coding sequence ATGTATAAATATATATTAAAAAGATTAGTTCTTTTAATTCCTGTAATGTTGGGAGTTACACTATTAGTTTTTGCAATTATGTATTTAACTCCTGGTGACCCTGCTCAATTAATTTTAGGAGAAAGTGCTCCTAAAGAAGCAGTGGCAGCATTAAGAGAAAAAATGGGATTAAATGATCCATTTTTTATACAATACTTTAGATTTGTAAAAAATGCCTTAGTTGGAAATTTTGGTAAATCTTACACAACTGGTAGAGAAGTTTTTGCTGAAATATTTGCTAGATTTCCTAATACAGTTGTATTAGCAGTATTGGGAGTTATAATTTCTATACTTATAGGAATACCTGTTGGAATAATTTCAGCAACAAGACAATATTCACTTACAGATAGTTTTAGTATGGTTTTAGCTCTTTTAGGAGTTTCTATGCCAGTATTTTGGTTAGGACTTATGTTAATTTTATTATTCTCTGTAAAATTAGGAATATTCCCATCAGGAGGTTTTGATGGATTTAAAAGTGTAATTCTTCCTTCAATAGCTCTTGGAGTAGGTTCAGCTGCAATAGTAACAAGAATGACAAGATCATCTATGCTTGAAGTTATAAGACAAGATTATATTAGAACAGCAAGAGCAAAAGGTGTTGCAGAAAAGGTTGTTATAAATAAACATGCTTTAAAAAATGCTTTAATCCCAATAATTACAGTTGTAGGCTTACAATTTGGTGGGTTACTTGGTGGAGCTGTTCTAACTGAATCAGTTTTTTCATGGCCTGGTGTTGGAAGACTTATGGTTGATGCTATAAGACAAAAAGACACACCTACTGTTTTAGCATCTGTTGTATTTTTAGCAGTTGTATATAGTGTGGTTAATTTATTGGTTGACTTATTATATGCTTTTGTAGATCCAAGAATTAAATCACAATACAAGTAG
- a CDS encoding ABC transporter permease, giving the protein MENTKNKKQSQWREVFRMLKKNKMAMLGLIILVILILLALFADVIANYDTVVIKQNLAERLMPPNGKHWLGTDEFGRDIFARLIHGARVSLKVGILAISISVVVGGILGAVSGYFGGLIDNIIMRVVDIFLAVPSILLAIAIVSALGPSMLNLMISISVSYVPNFARIVRASVLSIRDQEFIEAAKAIGASNSRIIMKHIIPNSLAPVIVQGTLGVAGAILSTAGLSFIGLGIQPPAPEWGSMLSGGRQYLRYAWWVTTFPGVAIMITILSLNLLGDGLRDALDPRLKQ; this is encoded by the coding sequence ATGGAAAATACTAAAAATAAAAAACAAAGTCAGTGGAGAGAAGTTTTTAGAATGTTAAAGAAGAATAAAATGGCTATGTTAGGTCTTATTATTCTTGTTATTCTAATTTTACTAGCTCTATTTGCAGATGTAATTGCAAATTATGACACTGTTGTTATAAAACAAAATCTTGCAGAAAGACTTATGCCACCTAATGGTAAACATTGGTTAGGTACTGATGAGTTTGGTAGAGATATCTTTGCAAGACTTATTCATGGTGCAAGAGTTTCATTAAAAGTTGGAATTCTAGCAATATCTATTTCAGTTGTAGTAGGTGGAATTTTAGGAGCAGTATCAGGATATTTTGGTGGTTTAATAGATAATATTATAATGAGAGTTGTAGATATTTTCTTAGCTGTTCCAAGTATATTACTTGCAATAGCAATAGTATCTGCACTAGGACCTAGTATGTTAAATTTAATGATTTCTATAAGTGTTTCTTATGTTCCTAACTTTGCACGTATAGTTAGAGCTTCTGTTCTTTCAATTAGAGACCAAGAATTTATTGAAGCAGCAAAAGCTATTGGTGCAAGTAACTCAAGAATAATAATGAAACATATAATTCCAAATTCATTAGCACCAGTTATTGTTCAAGGAACTTTAGGAGTTGCAGGAGCGATTCTATCAACAGCAGGATTAAGTTTCATTGGATTAGGAATACAACCTCCAGCACCAGAATGGGGTTCAATGTTATCAGGAGGAAGACAATATTTAAGATATGCTTGGTGGGTAACTACTTTCCCAGGTGTAGCAATAATGATAACAATTTTATCACTTAACTTATTAGGTGATGGATTGAGAGATGCTCTTGACCCTAGATTGAAACAATAA
- a CDS encoding ABC transporter ATP-binding protein: protein MENKNLLEIRDLEIQYVKDDETVHAVNKINIDIAEGETLGLVGETGAGKTTTALGIMRLITGPTGKIKSGAIKFNGKSILEIPEEEIRKIRGNDISMIFQDPMTSLNPVMTVGEQIAEVIEIHEQITKEQAMDKAAEMLELVGIPGARKNDYPHQFSGGMKQRVVIAIALACNPKLLIADEPTTALDVTIQAQVLDLMTDLKNKFKTSMLLITHDLGVVAQVCDKVAIMYAGEIVEYGTLEDVFENPKHPYTLGLFGSIPSLDEEKTRLVPIKGLMPDPTNLPSGCKFNPRCPHAVELCSQRSPVVTEVTKGHKVQCLIAEGLVKFKENWEEENE from the coding sequence ATGGAAAATAAAAATCTTTTAGAAATTAGAGATTTAGAGATACAATATGTAAAAGATGATGAAACTGTACATGCAGTTAATAAAATAAATATAGATATAGCAGAAGGAGAAACACTAGGTCTTGTTGGAGAAACAGGAGCAGGAAAAACTACAACAGCTCTTGGAATTATGAGATTAATTACAGGTCCAACAGGAAAAATAAAGAGTGGAGCTATAAAATTTAATGGTAAAAGTATATTAGAAATACCAGAAGAAGAAATTAGAAAAATCAGAGGTAATGATATTTCAATGATATTCCAAGATCCAATGACATCATTAAATCCTGTTATGACAGTTGGAGAACAAATAGCAGAAGTTATTGAAATACATGAACAAATAACAAAAGAGCAAGCTATGGATAAAGCTGCTGAAATGCTTGAATTAGTAGGAATTCCAGGTGCAAGAAAAAATGATTACCCTCACCAATTTTCAGGTGGTATGAAACAAAGAGTTGTTATTGCTATAGCTCTTGCTTGTAACCCAAAACTTTTAATAGCTGATGAACCTACAACAGCTCTTGATGTTACTATCCAAGCACAAGTTTTGGATCTAATGACAGATTTAAAAAATAAATTTAAAACATCAATGTTACTTATAACACATGACTTAGGAGTTGTTGCACAAGTTTGTGATAAGGTAGCAATTATGTATGCTGGAGAAATAGTTGAATATGGAACATTGGAAGATGTTTTTGAAAATCCAAAACATCCGTATACTTTAGGACTATTTGGTTCTATTCCAAGTTTAGATGAAGAAAAGACTAGATTAGTTCCAATAAAAGGGCTTATGCCTGATCCAACAAATTTACCTTCAGGATGTAAATTTAATCCTAGATGCCCTCATGCAGTTGAATTATGTTCTCAAAGATCACCTGTTGTTACAGAAGTTACAAAAGGACATAAGGTTCAATGTCTTATAGCAGAAGGATTAGTAAAATTTAAAGAAAACTGGGAGGAAGAAAATGAGTAA
- a CDS encoding ATP-binding cassette domain-containing protein, translating to MSKVLLEVKNLKKYFQTPKGQLHAVDNVNFAIEEGKTLGVVGESGCGKSTTGRTILRLLEATDGEILFEGKNIREYSKAEMKKLREEMQIIFQDPFASLNPRMTVSEIIAEPLIIHNKCKTKEELNNRVKELMDTVGLSQRLVNTYPHELDGGRRQRIGIARALALNPKFIVCDEPVSALDVSIQAQVLNLMKDLQEKLSLTYMFITHDLSVVKYFSNDIAVMYLGELVEKAPSKDLFKNPIHPYTKALLSAIPTINIRKKMERIKLEGEITSPINPGIGCRFAKRCIYAEEICSKESPKLEKVGEAHYFACHRAKELGFVDEK from the coding sequence ATGAGTAAAGTATTATTAGAAGTTAAAAATTTAAAAAAATATTTTCAGACTCCAAAAGGACAATTACACGCAGTAGATAATGTTAATTTTGCTATTGAAGAAGGTAAGACTTTGGGAGTTGTTGGTGAATCTGGATGTGGAAAATCTACAACAGGTAGAACAATTTTAAGACTTTTAGAAGCTACTGATGGAGAAATTTTATTTGAAGGAAAAAATATAAGAGAATACTCAAAAGCTGAAATGAAAAAGCTAAGAGAAGAAATGCAAATAATATTTCAAGATCCATTTGCATCTTTAAATCCAAGAATGACAGTAAGTGAAATAATTGCTGAGCCACTTATAATTCATAACAAGTGTAAAACTAAAGAAGAACTTAATAATAGAGTAAAAGAACTTATGGATACAGTTGGTTTAAGTCAAAGACTTGTAAATACTTATCCTCATGAACTTGATGGTGGAAGAAGACAAAGAATAGGAATAGCAAGAGCCTTAGCTTTGAATCCTAAATTTATAGTTTGTGATGAACCTGTATCAGCTCTTGATGTGTCTATACAAGCACAAGTTTTAAACTTAATGAAAGATTTACAAGAAAAATTAAGTTTGACTTATATGTTTATAACTCATGACTTATCAGTTGTAAAATATTTCTCAAATGATATTGCTGTTATGTATTTAGGTGAACTTGTTGAAAAAGCTCCTTCTAAGGACTTATTTAAAAATCCTATTCACCCTTATACAAAGGCATTGTTATCAGCAATACCTACAATTAATATAAGAAAGAAAATGGAAAGAATTAAGCTTGAAGGTGAAATTACTTCTCCTATTAATCCAGGAATTGGTTGTAGATTTGCTAAAAGATGTATTTATGCAGAAGAAATATGTTCAAAAGAATCTCCAAAATTAGAAAAAGTCGGAGAAGCACATTATTTTGCCTGTCACAGAGCTAAAGAATTAGGCTTTGTTGATGAGAAATAA
- a CDS encoding fructose bisphosphate aldolase: protein MNEKLEKMRNGKGFIAALDQSGGSTPKALKLYGVNEDQYSNEAEMFDLIHKMRTRIIKSPAFNETKILGAILFEQTMDSKIDGKYTADFLWEEKRVLPFLKIDKGLNDLDADGVQTMKPNPTLPELLKRANERHIFGTKMRSVIKKASPAGIARVVEQQFEVAAQIVAAGLIPIIEPEVDINNVDKVQCEEILRDEIRKHLNALPETSNVMLKLTLPTVENFYEEFTKHPRVVRVVALSGGYSREKANDILSKNKGVIASFSRALTEGLSAQQTDDEFNKTLATTIEGIYEASVK, encoded by the coding sequence ATGAACGAAAAATTAGAAAAAATGAGAAATGGAAAAGGATTTATTGCTGCACTTGACCAAAGTGGAGGAAGTACACCAAAAGCATTAAAATTATATGGTGTTAATGAAGATCAATATTCAAATGAAGCAGAAATGTTTGATTTAATCCATAAAATGAGAACTAGAATTATTAAAAGCCCTGCTTTTAATGAAACAAAAATCTTAGGAGCTATCCTATTTGAACAAACTATGGATAGTAAAATTGATGGAAAATATACAGCAGATTTCTTATGGGAAGAAAAGAGGGTTTTACCTTTCTTAAAAATAGATAAAGGTCTTAATGACTTAGATGCTGATGGTGTTCAAACAATGAAACCTAATCCAACTTTACCAGAACTTTTAAAAAGAGCTAATGAAAGACATATATTTGGGACTAAAATGCGTTCTGTTATCAAAAAAGCATCTCCTGCTGGAATAGCAAGAGTTGTTGAACAACAATTTGAAGTTGCTGCTCAAATAGTTGCTGCAGGACTTATCCCTATAATAGAACCAGAAGTAGATATTAACAATGTGGATAAAGTTCAATGTGAAGAAATATTAAGAGATGAAATCAGAAAACATCTTAATGCTTTACCAGAAACTTCAAATGTAATGTTAAAATTAACTTTACCAACAGTTGAAAATTTCTATGAAGAATTTACTAAACATCCAAGAGTAGTTAGAGTTGTTGCTCTATCTGGTGGATATTCAAGAGAAAAAGCAAATGATATTCTTTCTAAAAATAAAGGAGTTATTGCAAGTTTCTCAAGAGCATTGACTGAAGGATTATCTGCTCAACAAACTGATGATGAATTTAATAAAACATTAGCAACTACTATTGAAGGAATTTATGAAGCTTCTGTAAAATAG
- the htpG gene encoding molecular chaperone HtpG produces MKKEEKIFKAETKELLNLMIHSIYTNKEIFLRELISNANDAIDKLKFKSLTDTDILKGDNKFKIEISVDKGNRTLTITDNGIGMTYEEVDDNIGTIAKSGSKLFKEQLEEAKKDDIDIIGQFGVGFYSGFIVADKITLETKSPYSENGVKWISSGDGNYEIEEISKEDRGTKITLHLKDGDEYNEFLEDWKIKELVKRYSNYIRYEIYFGDEVINSTKPIWKKDKKELKDEDYNEFYKATFHDWNDPLLHINLKVQGNIEYNALLFIPKKLPFDYYTKNFKRGLQLYTKNVFIMEKCEDLIPEYFNFISGLVDCDSLSLNISREILQQNAELQVISKNLEKKITSELEKILKNDREKYVEFWKEFGRSIKAGVQDMFGMNKEKLQNLLIFISSYDDKYTTLKEYVDRMGDNKEILYVPAESIDAAKYLPKMEKLKEQGREVLILTDKIDEFTLMAMRDYSGKEFKSINSSDFKFSDDKKKEEEVKKIADENKELIEKAKEFLKDKVSEVELSNNIGNSASSLLAKGGLSLEMEKTLSEMTSNNDAPKAEKVLAINPEHILFNRLKSSVNTEDFNKLIDVLYNQALLLEGFNVENPAEFIKNLNSLIK; encoded by the coding sequence ATGAAAAAAGAAGAAAAGATTTTTAAGGCAGAAACAAAAGAACTGCTTAACCTTATGATACATTCAATCTATACAAATAAGGAAATATTTTTAAGAGAACTAATATCTAATGCAAATGATGCTATTGATAAGTTAAAATTTAAATCATTGACAGATACTGATATTTTAAAAGGTGATAATAAATTTAAAATAGAAATCAGTGTTGATAAGGGTAATAGAACTTTAACTATAACAGATAATGGAATAGGAATGACTTATGAAGAAGTTGATGATAATATTGGAACTATTGCAAAATCTGGTTCAAAATTATTTAAGGAACAATTAGAAGAAGCTAAAAAAGATGATATAGATATAATAGGACAGTTTGGGGTAGGTTTTTATTCAGGTTTTATTGTAGCTGATAAAATTACCTTAGAAACTAAATCTCCTTATTCAGAAAATGGTGTAAAATGGATTTCTAGTGGAGATGGAAACTATGAAATAGAAGAAATTTCTAAAGAAGATAGAGGAACTAAAATAACACTTCACTTAAAAGATGGAGATGAATATAACGAGTTCTTAGAAGATTGGAAAATAAAAGAATTAGTAAAGAGATATTCTAACTATATAAGATATGAAATATATTTTGGAGATGAAGTTATAAATTCAACTAAACCTATTTGGAAAAAAGATAAAAAAGAATTAAAAGATGAAGACTATAATGAGTTTTACAAGGCAACTTTCCATGATTGGAATGATCCATTATTACATATTAATTTAAAAGTACAAGGTAATATTGAATATAATGCATTATTATTTATACCTAAAAAATTGCCTTTTGACTACTATACTAAAAACTTTAAAAGAGGTTTACAACTGTATACTAAAAATGTATTCATTATGGAAAAATGTGAAGATCTAATTCCTGAATACTTTAATTTTATTTCTGGACTTGTTGATTGTGATAGCCTATCACTTAATATTTCAAGAGAAATATTACAACAAAATGCTGAATTACAAGTAATTTCTAAAAACTTAGAAAAGAAAATTACTTCTGAATTAGAAAAAATCTTAAAAAATGATAGAGAAAAATATGTTGAATTCTGGAAAGAGTTTGGTAGAAGTATAAAGGCTGGAGTTCAAGATATGTTTGGTATGAATAAGGAAAAATTACAAAACTTATTGATATTTATATCTTCTTATGATGATAAATATACTACATTAAAAGAATATGTGGATAGAATGGGAGATAACAAAGAAATCCTTTATGTACCAGCTGAAAGCATAGATGCTGCAAAATACTTACCAAAAATGGAAAAATTAAAAGAACAAGGTAGAGAAGTATTAATTTTAACTGATAAAATAGATGAGTTTACTTTAATGGCTATGAGAGATTATTCAGGTAAAGAATTTAAGTCTATAAATAGTTCAGACTTTAAATTCTCTGATGATAAGAAAAAAGAAGAAGAAGTTAAAAAGATAGCTGATGAAAATAAAGAATTGATTGAAAAAGCAAAAGAATTTTTAAAAGATAAAGTAAGTGAAGTTGAATTAAGCAATAATATAGGAAATTCTGCTTCATCGCTTCTTGCAAAAGGTGGACTTAGCTTAGAAATGGAAAAAACTTTATCTGAAATGACAAGTAATAATGATGCTCCTAAAGCTGAAAAAGTATTGGCAATAAATCCAGAACATATATTATTTAATAGATTAAAAAGTTCAGTTAATACAGAAGATTTCAATAAATTAATAGATGTATTATATAATCAAGCACTACTTTTAGAAGGATTTAATGTTGAAAATCCAGCTGAATTTATAAAAAATCTTAATAGCTTAATAAAATAG
- a CDS encoding flavin reductase family protein, whose protein sequence is MTKRKINVLDYSSEILKALSKGILLTVKGDEKVNTMAISWGALGIEWNKLLFTAYIRENRYTKAILDKTLDFTINIPLDKMDSKVFSISGTKSGRDIDKIKEANLTLVDSEIVSSPTIKELPITLECKVLYKQKQVLENLPDDIVKRDYPQDVDGTAVGANRDPHTAYYAEIVAAYIIEE, encoded by the coding sequence ATGACTAAAAGAAAAATAAATGTCTTAGATTACTCATCTGAAATTTTAAAAGCACTATCAAAAGGGATACTTTTAACTGTAAAAGGTGATGAAAAAGTTAATACTATGGCTATAAGTTGGGGTGCTTTGGGAATTGAATGGAATAAGTTGCTTTTTACTGCTTATATCAGAGAAAATAGATATACAAAAGCTATTTTAGATAAAACTTTGGATTTTACTATAAATATTCCACTTGATAAAATGGATTCAAAAGTTTTTAGTATATCTGGAACAAAAAGTGGTAGAGATATAGATAAAATAAAAGAAGCAAACTTAACTCTTGTTGATTCTGAAATAGTATCTTCTCCTACTATAAAAGAATTACCCATTACTTTGGAATGTAAGGTTTTATATAAACAAAAACAAGTTTTAGAAAATTTACCTGATGATATAGTAAAAAGAGATTATCCACAAGATGTAGATGGAACTGCTGTTGGAGCAAATAGAGACCCTCATACAGCTTATTATGCTGAAATAGTTGCAGCTTATATAATTGAAGAATAA
- a CDS encoding LLM class flavin-dependent oxidoreductase has product MENKKVKVSALNLVPQFQGETTIEAINRAVELGKILENLDYHRYWVAEHHNFRGVVSSATALLIQHILSNTKKIKVGAGGVMLPNHSPLQVAETYGTLETLYPHRVDLGVGRAPGTDGETARLIYRQHYADIHHFMNDILQLERYFGSEEEQGTVIANPGINTNVPIIILGSSTSSAYIAAELGLPYSFATHFAPAMCEEALEIYRKHFKPSKYLKKPYFILGVLAHGADTDEEAQKLYTVAQQGSIRLLRDEKGLYPLADENFEENLNLSSAEKIFLKSRMGINLMGAKETMAKTWKEIKEKFNPDEIIAVSYMPKLEQLEKSYKILKKVIENN; this is encoded by the coding sequence ATGGAAAATAAAAAAGTAAAAGTTTCAGCATTGAATTTAGTTCCTCAATTTCAAGGTGAAACTACAATAGAAGCTATAAATAGAGCAGTAGAATTAGGAAAAATATTAGAAAATTTAGATTATCATAGATATTGGGTAGCAGAGCATCATAATTTTAGAGGTGTTGTTAGTTCTGCAACAGCACTATTAATTCAACATATTTTATCTAATACTAAAAAAATTAAAGTTGGAGCAGGTGGAGTGATGTTACCAAACCATTCTCCTTTACAAGTAGCAGAAACTTATGGTACTTTGGAAACTCTATATCCTCATAGAGTTGATTTAGGAGTAGGTAGAGCCCCTGGAACAGATGGAGAAACTGCTAGACTAATATATAGGCAACATTATGCAGACATTCATCATTTCATGAATGATATTTTACAATTAGAAAGATATTTTGGTTCTGAGGAAGAACAAGGAACAGTTATTGCCAACCCAGGAATTAATACCAATGTTCCTATAATTATTTTAGGTAGTTCAACAAGCTCAGCATATATTGCAGCAGAACTAGGTTTACCTTATTCTTTTGCTACTCACTTTGCACCTGCTATGTGTGAAGAAGCACTTGAAATATATAGAAAGCACTTTAAACCTTCAAAATATTTAAAAAAACCTTATTTTATACTAGGTGTTCTAGCTCATGGAGCTGATACTGATGAAGAAGCTCAAAAATTATATACAGTTGCACAACAAGGTTCAATTAGATTATTAAGAGATGAAAAAGGTTTATATCCTTTAGCTGATGAAAATTTTGAAGAAAACTTAAATTTAAGTTCCGCTGAAAAAATATTTTTAAAATCAAGAATGGGAATAAATTTAATGGGTGCAAAAGAAACTATGGCTAAAACTTGGAAAGAGATTAAAGAAAAATTTAATCCTGATGAAATAATTGCAGTAAGTTATATGCCAAAACTTGAACAATTAGAAAAATCATATAAGATATTAAAAAAAGTTATAGAAAATAACTAG
- a CDS encoding MarR family transcriptional regulator, with protein sequence MEKINSITEWFEFSNKFQKIEEKLEDAIKNTGHTISLKEFSFLYYLSISEHKSMRLQSLPELVGLSQSALSRLVVRMEKSSCGVIKKYSCEEDKRGIYISLTEKGEEIVKIILKSLQKVLDNVNLN encoded by the coding sequence ATGGAAAAAATAAATAGCATTACTGAATGGTTTGAATTTTCTAATAAATTTCAAAAAATTGAAGAGAAATTAGAAGATGCTATAAAAAATACAGGACATACAATATCATTAAAAGAATTTTCTTTTTTATATTATTTAAGTATAAGTGAACATAAATCTATGAGATTGCAATCTTTACCAGAGTTAGTAGGATTAAGTCAAAGTGCTTTATCAAGACTTGTGGTAAGAATGGAAAAAAGTTCTTGTGGAGTTATAAAAAAATATTCTTGTGAAGAAGATAAAAGGGGAATATATATATCTTTAACTGAAAAAGGAGAGGAAATTGTAAAAATAATTTTAAAATCTCTTCAAAAAGTTTTAGATAATGTTAATTTGAATTAG